One Oharaeibacter diazotrophicus DNA window includes the following coding sequences:
- a CDS encoding ABC transporter substrate-binding protein encodes MTRTLAAAALMTIMMAGTALADTTLKLVEVITSPERTETLKGIVKTFEEANPGTTVEIVSLPWGEAFEKFATMYAAGEIPDVMEMPDTWVSLYANNGALESLEPYLKDWEHAGDLSARALEFGRQVKDTAYMLPYGFYLRAMFYNKKLLAEAGVAEPPKTLDEFAEAAKKVSALPGKSGYCLRGGPGGLNGWVMFGASMAGSDAFFHEDGTSTFADPGWVKGITYLVDLYKNGYAPKDSVNWGFNEIVAGFYSGTCAFLDQDPDALIAIAERMKAEDFGVTTMPKGPDGKTFPTIGYGGWSMFAASEHKDLAWKLIATLEGPAGNIAWNKRTGALPALTSASNDQFFASEQFKGWFAELADPDAKPISMPTYLEEFAFFKDSLVIKTSQQALLGEITPEELAKQWADYMTIAQQKYLASKK; translated from the coding sequence ATGACGAGGACGCTGGCAGCCGCCGCGCTGATGACCATCATGATGGCGGGCACCGCGCTCGCCGACACCACGCTGAAGCTGGTGGAGGTGATCACGAGCCCCGAGCGCACCGAGACGCTGAAGGGCATCGTGAAGACCTTCGAGGAGGCCAACCCGGGCACCACGGTGGAGATCGTCTCCCTGCCCTGGGGCGAAGCCTTCGAAAAGTTCGCCACCATGTACGCCGCGGGCGAGATCCCGGACGTGATGGAGATGCCGGACACCTGGGTGTCGCTCTACGCCAACAACGGCGCGCTCGAGAGCCTCGAGCCCTACCTGAAGGACTGGGAGCACGCCGGCGACCTGTCCGCCCGCGCGCTGGAGTTCGGCCGTCAGGTCAAGGACACCGCCTACATGCTGCCCTACGGGTTCTACCTCCGGGCGATGTTCTACAACAAGAAGCTGCTCGCCGAGGCCGGCGTCGCCGAGCCGCCGAAGACCCTCGACGAGTTCGCCGAGGCGGCCAAGAAGGTCTCGGCGCTGCCGGGCAAGTCGGGCTACTGCCTGCGCGGCGGTCCCGGCGGCCTCAACGGCTGGGTGATGTTCGGCGCCTCGATGGCCGGCAGCGACGCCTTCTTCCACGAGGACGGCACCTCGACCTTCGCCGATCCGGGCTGGGTCAAGGGCATCACCTACCTGGTCGACCTCTACAAGAACGGCTACGCCCCGAAGGACTCGGTCAACTGGGGCTTCAACGAGATCGTGGCCGGCTTCTACTCCGGCACCTGCGCCTTCCTGGACCAGGACCCGGACGCGCTGATCGCGATCGCCGAGCGCATGAAGGCCGAGGACTTCGGCGTCACCACCATGCCGAAGGGCCCGGACGGCAAGACCTTCCCGACCATCGGCTACGGCGGCTGGTCGATGTTCGCCGCCTCCGAGCACAAGGACCTCGCCTGGAAGCTGATCGCGACCCTCGAGGGTCCGGCCGGCAACATCGCCTGGAACAAGCGCACCGGCGCCCTGCCGGCGCTGACCTCGGCCTCGAACGACCAGTTCTTCGCCTCTGAGCAGTTCAAGGGCTGGTTCGCCGAACTCGCCGACCCCGACGCCAAGCCGATCTCGATGCCGACCTACCTCGAGGAATTCGCCTTCTTCAAGGACAGCCTCGTCATCAAGACCAGCCAGCAGGCCCTGCTCGGCGAGATCACGCCGGAAGAGCTCGCCAAGCAGTGGGCCGACTACATGACCATCGCGCAGCAGAAGTATCTCGCGAGCAAGAAGTGA
- a CDS encoding ABC transporter ATP-binding protein: MASIEIAGVHKAYGAVRVLHGVDLSIRDGEFVVLVGPSGCGKSTLLRMIAGLEDISAGEIRIADKRVNDLAPKDRDIAMVFQSYALYPHMTVADNMSYALKLRKTPKETIAATVARAAEKLELPALLERRPKALSGGQRQRVAMGRAIVRSPKAFLFDEPLSNLDARLREQMRAEIKTLHRDLGATSIYVTHDQIEAMTLADRIVAMHGGVVQQVGSPLDLYDRPANLFVAGFIGSPAMNVLDGVRRGGGVELAGGAVLPAPAGLAVAEGAAVKVGVRPEHLQLAPAGGPGFAGTIDIVEPTGFGTIAHVRLFDRDVKAFTLDRAVAVAGRTVAVTIDPARLHWFSADDGRRLD; the protein is encoded by the coding sequence ATGGCCTCCATCGAGATCGCCGGCGTCCACAAGGCCTACGGCGCCGTCCGCGTCCTCCACGGTGTCGACCTCTCCATCCGCGACGGCGAGTTCGTCGTGCTGGTCGGCCCGTCCGGCTGCGGCAAGTCCACCCTCCTCAGGATGATCGCCGGGCTCGAGGACATCTCGGCCGGCGAGATCCGCATCGCCGACAAGCGCGTCAACGACCTCGCGCCCAAGGACCGCGACATCGCCATGGTGTTCCAGTCCTACGCGCTCTACCCGCACATGACCGTGGCCGACAACATGAGCTACGCCCTCAAGCTGCGGAAGACGCCGAAGGAGACGATCGCGGCGACGGTGGCGCGCGCCGCCGAGAAGCTGGAACTGCCGGCGCTGCTCGAGCGCCGGCCGAAGGCGCTGTCCGGCGGCCAGCGCCAGCGCGTCGCCATGGGCCGGGCGATCGTGCGCAGCCCCAAGGCCTTCCTGTTCGACGAACCGCTCTCGAACCTCGACGCCCGCCTGCGCGAACAGATGCGCGCCGAGATCAAGACGCTGCACCGCGACCTCGGGGCGACCTCGATCTACGTCACCCACGACCAGATCGAGGCGATGACGCTGGCCGACCGCATCGTCGCCATGCACGGCGGCGTGGTTCAGCAGGTCGGCAGCCCGCTCGACCTCTACGACCGCCCCGCCAACCTGTTTGTCGCCGGCTTCATCGGCTCGCCGGCGATGAACGTGCTCGACGGCGTGCGCCGCGGCGGCGGCGTCGAATTGGCGGGTGGTGCCGTGCTGCCGGCGCCGGCGGGGCTCGCGGTCGCCGAGGGCGCGGCGGTCAAGGTCGGCGTCCGGCCGGAGCACCTGCAGCTCGCGCCCGCGGGCGGGCCGGGGTTCGCCGGCACCATCGACATCGTCGAGCCCACCGGCTTCGGCACCATCGCCCACGTCCGGCTGTTCGACCGCGACGTCAAGGCGTTCACCCTCGACCGCGCGGTCGCGGTCGCCGGCCGTACCGTCGCCGTCACGATCGACCCGGCGCGTCTGCACTGGTTCTCCGCCGACGACGGCCGTCGCCTCGACTGA
- a CDS encoding LLM class flavin-dependent oxidoreductase, whose protein sequence is MTAFSILDLAPVAEGRTPGEALANSLDLARHAEGWGYRRFWLAEHHNMVGIASAATAVVLAHVAAGTSTIRVGAGGIMLPNHSPLVIAEQFGTLAELHPGRIDLGLGRAPGTDQRTLRALRRTPEAADRFPSDVVELQALLAPAGEDQVIRAVPGAGTEVPLYILGSSLFGAELAGLLGLPYAFASHFAPQALIEALALYRAGFRPSEQSDRPYAIAGVNVIAADTDVEARRLFTSTQQAFTNMIRGRRGRLQPPIADIEAYWTPGEKAHVSGMLARSFVGSRETVRAGLAAFVAETGVDEVIAAAAIHDHGARLRSYEILADVAADLRAGRAAA, encoded by the coding sequence ATGACCGCCTTCTCGATCCTCGACCTCGCCCCCGTCGCCGAGGGCCGGACGCCCGGCGAGGCGCTCGCCAACTCGCTCGACCTCGCCCGCCACGCGGAAGGTTGGGGCTACCGGCGTTTCTGGCTCGCCGAGCACCACAACATGGTCGGCATCGCCAGCGCGGCGACGGCGGTGGTGCTCGCCCACGTCGCCGCGGGCACCTCGACGATCCGCGTCGGCGCCGGCGGGATCATGCTGCCGAACCACTCCCCGCTGGTGATCGCCGAGCAGTTCGGCACGCTGGCGGAACTCCACCCCGGCCGGATCGACCTCGGCCTCGGCCGCGCGCCCGGCACCGACCAGCGCACGCTGCGCGCGTTGCGCCGCACCCCCGAGGCGGCCGACCGCTTCCCGAGCGACGTCGTCGAGCTCCAGGCGCTGCTGGCGCCGGCGGGCGAGGATCAGGTGATCCGCGCCGTGCCCGGCGCCGGCACCGAGGTGCCGCTCTATATCCTGGGCTCCTCGCTGTTCGGCGCCGAACTCGCCGGCCTGCTCGGGCTGCCCTACGCCTTCGCCTCGCATTTCGCGCCGCAGGCGCTGATCGAGGCGCTGGCGCTCTACCGCGCAGGCTTCCGGCCGTCCGAGCAGAGCGACCGGCCGTACGCCATCGCCGGCGTCAACGTGATCGCCGCCGACACCGACGTCGAGGCGCGCCGGCTGTTCACCTCGACGCAGCAGGCCTTCACCAACATGATCCGCGGCCGGCGCGGCCGGCTGCAGCCGCCGATCGCCGACATCGAAGCCTATTGGACCCCGGGCGAGAAGGCCCACGTGTCGGGCATGCTGGCGCGCTCCTTCGTCGGCTCGCGCGAGACGGTGCGGGCCGGTCTCGCCGCCTTCGTCGCCGAGACCGGCGTCGACGAGGTGATCGCCGCCGCCGCGATCCACGACCACGGCGCCCGGCTGCGCTCCTACGAGATCCTCGCCGACGTCGCCGCGGACTTGCGGGCCGGCCGCGCCGCGGCGTGA
- a CDS encoding carbohydrate ABC transporter permease, which translates to MRRSSVLTVAHRLAILAYVAFALFPLYWLLKVSVTPNDLLYSEGVRMWPSRTSFEHYGFVLAHSDFPLFFRNSVVVSGSTALIVTAIAALAGYALSRFAFRGKMAIVALMLVTQMFPLVMLIAPMFKMLSPLGLTNNLAGLVVVYVAFNVPFATFLMQSFFDGIPKDLEEAAMIDGATRFGAFREIILPLTLPGVAATLGFVFTAAWSELLFALMLISGNQSATFPVGLLSFVSKFSVDFGQMMAAGVLALVPACLFFLLIQRYLVQGLTAGAVKG; encoded by the coding sequence ATGCGCCGATCTTCCGTGCTCACCGTGGCGCACCGGCTGGCGATTCTCGCCTACGTCGCCTTCGCGCTGTTCCCGCTCTACTGGCTGCTCAAGGTCTCGGTGACGCCGAACGACCTGCTCTATTCCGAGGGCGTCCGGATGTGGCCGTCGCGGACGAGCTTCGAGCACTACGGCTTCGTGCTCGCCCACAGCGACTTTCCGCTGTTCTTCCGCAACAGCGTGGTGGTCTCCGGCTCGACCGCGCTGATCGTGACCGCGATCGCCGCCCTCGCCGGCTACGCGCTGTCGCGCTTCGCCTTCCGCGGCAAGATGGCGATCGTCGCGCTGATGCTGGTCACCCAGATGTTCCCGCTGGTGATGCTGATCGCGCCGATGTTCAAGATGCTGTCGCCGCTCGGGCTCACCAACAACCTCGCCGGCCTCGTGGTCGTCTACGTCGCCTTCAACGTGCCCTTCGCCACCTTCCTGATGCAGTCCTTCTTCGACGGCATCCCGAAGGACCTCGAGGAGGCCGCGATGATCGACGGCGCCACCCGCTTCGGCGCCTTCCGCGAGATCATCCTGCCGCTGACGCTGCCGGGCGTCGCCGCCACGCTCGGCTTCGTCTTCACCGCGGCGTGGAGCGAACTCCTGTTCGCGCTGATGCTGATCTCGGGCAACCAGTCGGCGACCTTCCCGGTCGGCCTCCTGTCCTTCGTCTCGAAATTCTCCGTCGACTTCGGGCAGATGATGGCCGCGGGCGTGCTCGCCCTCGTGCCCGCCTGCCTCTTCTTCCTCCTGATCCAGCGCTATCTCGTGCAGGGCCTGACGGCCGGCGCGGTGAAGGGCTGA
- a CDS encoding carbohydrate ABC transporter permease, which produces MTALPARRPVLRRLAHAAEPWLYAAPALILIVAVMLVPLALGISYAFRDVRLLNPFSGGFVGLQHMRALATDASFAQALKNTLWWTGASVFFQFALGLILALLLDKPFRGRAIAQALCFLPWAVPSFLSGLDWAWMFNPVIGPLPHWMAALGILDAPDNILSNPRLAMWGPIVANVWWGIPFFAITLLAALQAIPRDLYEAAAIDGAGPFERFRAITLPFLAPTIAITVLLRTVWISNFADLIVVMTNGGPADRTQIVASYIFTTAFRRLDFGYASAIALVLLALLLAYSLLIVLLRQSLTSRS; this is translated from the coding sequence ATGACCGCCCTCCCCGCCCGACGTCCCGTCCTGCGCCGCCTCGCGCACGCCGCCGAGCCCTGGCTCTACGCGGCGCCGGCGCTGATCCTGATCGTCGCCGTGATGCTGGTGCCGCTGGCGCTCGGCATCTCCTACGCCTTCCGCGACGTCCGCCTCCTCAACCCGTTTTCCGGCGGTTTCGTCGGGCTGCAGCACATGCGCGCGCTCGCGACCGACGCGTCCTTCGCGCAGGCGCTGAAGAACACGCTGTGGTGGACCGGCGCGTCCGTGTTCTTCCAGTTCGCCCTCGGCCTGATCCTCGCCCTCCTGCTCGACAAGCCGTTCCGCGGCCGGGCGATCGCGCAGGCGCTGTGCTTCCTGCCCTGGGCGGTGCCGAGCTTCCTGTCCGGCCTCGACTGGGCCTGGATGTTCAATCCGGTGATCGGCCCGCTGCCGCACTGGATGGCGGCGCTCGGCATCCTCGACGCCCCCGACAACATCCTGTCGAACCCGAGGCTGGCGATGTGGGGGCCGATCGTCGCCAACGTCTGGTGGGGCATCCCGTTCTTCGCGATCACCCTGCTCGCCGCCCTCCAGGCGATCCCGCGCGACCTCTACGAGGCCGCCGCGATCGACGGCGCCGGCCCGTTCGAACGCTTCCGCGCGATCACCCTGCCCTTCCTCGCGCCCACCATCGCGATCACCGTGCTGTTGCGCACCGTTTGGATCTCCAACTTCGCCGACCTGATCGTGGTGATGACCAACGGCGGCCCGGCCGACCGCACCCAGATCGTGGCGAGCTACATCTTCACCACCGCCTTCCGCCGGCTCGACTTCGGCTACGCCTCGGCGATCGCGTTGGTGCTGCTCGCCCTGCTGCTCGCCTATTCGCTGCTGATCGTGCTGCTCCGGCAGTCGCTGACGTCGAGGAGCTGA